One window of the Salvia miltiorrhiza cultivar Shanhuang (shh) chromosome 6, IMPLAD_Smil_shh, whole genome shotgun sequence genome contains the following:
- the LOC130988613 gene encoding elongation of fatty acids protein 3-like: MAPANSLTYYLSEHPSIVGFRWSHAQTLGSTWSFLFSSIAIYLAAAVVLHAAALLLSRHRRPVPLGPLPAVHSLSMALLSATIFAGILLSAAAEIRDTRWLWRRSRSRTTPLEWLLCFPLGTRPSGRVFFWSYIYYLSRFLHALRTFITIFRYRRLSFFKLFNHSILIFMSFLWLEFSQSFQVVAILLTTLVYSVVYGYRFWTAIGLPAACFPFVVSCQLALLSCNLVCHVGVLLLHYIKGGCNGIGAWLLNSVLNGAILFLCLNFYVRMHLRKRNPSFSGGGADHHPLLKSKKI, from the coding sequence ATGGCGCCCGCTAACAGCCTGACTTATTACCTATCGGAGCACCCCTCCAtcgttgggttccggtggagcCACGCCCAAACGCTGGGCTCCACGTGGTCGTTCCTTTTCTCCTCCATCGCCATCTACCTGGCCGCCGCCGTCGTCCTCCACGCCGCCGCCCTGCTCCTCTCCCGCCACCGGCGCCCCGTCCCCCTGGGGCCCCTCCCCGCCGTCCACTCGCTCTCGATGGCGCTCCTGTCGGCCACCATCTTCGCCGGGATCCTCCTCTCGGCCGCGGCGGAGATCCGCGACACGCGGTGGCTGTGGCGGCGGTCCCGGTCCCGCACCACCCCCTTGGAGTGGCTGCTCTGCTTCCCCCTGGGCACCCGCCCCTCCGGCCGCGTCTTCTTCTGGTCCTACATCTACTACCTCTCGCGTTTCCTCCACGCGCTCCGCACCTTCATCACCATCTTCCGATACCGCCGCCTCTCCTTCTTCAAGCTCTTCAACCACTCGATCCTCATCTTCATGTCCTTCCTGTGGCTGGAATTCTCGCAGTCGTTCCAGGTGGTGGCGATCCTCTTGACCACGCTCGTCTACTCCGTCGTCTACGGCTACCGCTTCTGGACGGCGATCGGGCTGCCGGCGGCGTGTTTCCCCTTCGTCGTCAGCTGCCAGCTGGCGCTGCTCAGCTGTAATCTCGTGTGCCACGTCGGCGTCCTCCTCCTCCACTACATCAAGGGAGGCTGCAACGGGATTGGAGCCTGGCTTCTCAACTCCGTTCTCAACGGCGCCATTCTCTTCCTCTGTCTCAATTTCTACGTCAGAATGCATCTCCGTAAAAGAAACCCTTCCTtctccggcggcggcgccgaTCATCATCCGCTTCTCAAATCCAAAAAAATTTGA
- the LOC130988614 gene encoding tRNA (guanine-N(7)-)-methyltransferase, giving the protein MLEHDSISNPTHSKTTGLPRKRFYRARAHSNPLSDSHFPVPISPAQFDCISHFPKFFPPYESSGSKKIEFADIGCGFGGLLISLATLFPETLMIGMELRDKVTEYVKERILALRASNPGRYENVSVVRTNSMKYIPNYFEKAQLSKMFFLFPDPHFKEKNHRRRVISPHLLDEYAYVLKVGGIIYTITDVEELGVWMKGCLDDHTLFEPLSEEELAADPVVKLLSTATEEGQKVARNEGQTYQAVYRRIASSHPC; this is encoded by the coding sequence ATGTTGGAGCATGACTCCATTTCAAATCCTACTCACAGCAAGACAACCGGCCTTCCTCGTAAGCGGTTCTATCGAGCTCGGGCTCACAGCAACCCCTTGAGTGATTCACATTTCCCAGTTCCTATCTCCCCAGCTCAGTTTGACTGCATTTCCCATTTCCCTAAGTTCTTCCCTCCCTATGAATCTAGTGGCTCCAAAAAGATTGAGTTTGCCGATATTGGATGTGGATTTGGTGGGCTTCTAATTAGTCTTGCAACACTTTTCCCCGAGACACTTATGATCGGGATGGAACTGAGGGACAAAGTAACAGAGTATGTGAAGGAAAGAATCCTAGCCTTGAGGGCCTCTAATCCTGGCAGATATGAGAACGTGTCTGTTGTTCGGACAAATTCCATGAAGTACATTCCCAATTACTTTGAGAAAGCGCAGCTCTCCAAGATGTTCTTTCTGTTTCCAGATCCTCATTTCAAAGAGAAGAATCATCGACGTAGGGTAATTAGTCCTCATTTGTTGGATGAGTATGCCTACGTGCTTAAAGTTGGTGGGATTATATACACAATCACTGATGTAGAGGAGCTTGGGGTGTGGATGAAAGGTTGTTTGGATGATCATACATTGTTTGAGCCTCTTTCAGAGGAAGAGCTGGCAGCTGATCCCGTTGTGAAGCTCTTGAGCACTGCCACTGAGGAAGGGCAGAAAGTAGCAAGGAATGAAGGGCAGACGTATCAAGCTGTTTATAGACGCATTGCATCGTCCCATCCTTGTTGA